In Polaribacter sp. L3A8, a genomic segment contains:
- a CDS encoding glycosyltransferase family 117 protein, which produces MTSANFKKWNIILGWATFVIALITYTLTLEPTVSAWDCGEYISTSVKLEVGHPPGAPLFQMLGAFFAMFTSSLDQIAKMVNFMSALASAFTILFMFWTISNLAKKLSLKTGAISEGKYIAILGSSIVGSLAYTFSDSFWFSAVEGEVYAMSSFLMALLFWLGLKWESEIHTARGNKWLILISFVVGLSFGVHILSLLVIPAIVMLYFFKTYKEINLKTTAIATVISVIALMFVFKFLFPFTLKFFSASELFFINSIGMPYNSGSIIAALILVALFYFGLNFTRKKNKIHANTLILSVLFIMIGFSSWMMLPIRANANTTINENNPSSARELLAYYDREQYGDANVFYDTYYSNSYERTQDENKPYKDDKPKYEKRNGKYEIVNNYEGVVPNWSDKHKGFIPRMVNSASEKMYKSIAGIPQNSKRRPTFSENIKFMMSYQFGYMYGRYFMWNFVGRQNDIQGNLDAFNGNWLSGITAIDEVRLGSQKELPSQVLNNKGRNKYYFLPLILGIIGLLYQIKWDKKNFFTLFLFFAFTGFAIIFYTNPRPFEPRERDYAVVGSFYIFAIWIGFGVLALYEYLKNFANKKMVAIAVSLVSLLAVPTLMASQNWDDHDRSNRYTTHLNAQAYLESCDKNAIMFTIGDNDTFPLWYMQEVENIRTDIKLVNTSLFATDWYIDQMKRATYKAAPIPSQLKHDQYKYGTLDVAYSMDHPRFKDSVMTIKNFMRWIASDSDATYVETENGQKEKFYPTNKIRIPVNKQMVLKNGIVAQKDADKIVPYIDITIDNRALFKNRILMLDILANNNWERPIYFTGGANAAEEYLWLKDYLQLDGLAYKLVPIKTPMAKKSLFDMGRIDPEKMYTNIQKWNWRNINDGKIYLDEQTKRNSISMRNSLLRLSEAFGKEGDTAKALEILDLSLDKMPIKDFDHYSLSLGYPEAYYRLKDTKKARETSRTLVDLFKEKLLWLSTFSKEDTELIFDEIDTTLYMYRNIISQAEAGEVDKKYLDALQNEFINIVKLFNHLIPDEE; this is translated from the coding sequence ATGACATCAGCAAATTTTAAAAAATGGAACATCATCTTAGGATGGGCTACATTTGTAATTGCTTTAATTACATATACCCTAACCTTAGAGCCAACTGTGAGTGCCTGGGATTGTGGAGAATACATTTCTACCTCAGTAAAGTTAGAAGTTGGTCACCCACCAGGAGCACCTTTGTTTCAAATGTTGGGCGCATTTTTTGCAATGTTTACTTCTAGTTTAGACCAAATTGCTAAAATGGTAAACTTTATGTCTGCCTTGGCAAGTGCATTTACTATTTTGTTTATGTTTTGGACCATAAGTAACTTAGCAAAGAAATTATCTTTAAAAACAGGTGCTATTTCCGAAGGAAAATACATTGCCATTTTAGGGAGTTCTATTGTAGGTTCTTTAGCGTATACGTTTTCAGACAGTTTCTGGTTTAGTGCTGTAGAAGGAGAAGTATATGCAATGTCATCATTTTTAATGGCATTATTATTCTGGCTAGGTTTAAAATGGGAAAGTGAAATACATACTGCTAGAGGTAACAAATGGTTAATTCTAATCAGTTTTGTTGTTGGTTTATCGTTTGGAGTACACATTCTATCATTATTGGTAATTCCTGCCATTGTAATGCTCTATTTCTTTAAAACGTATAAAGAAATCAACTTAAAAACAACTGCAATAGCAACCGTAATTTCTGTTATTGCGCTAATGTTTGTTTTTAAATTTCTATTTCCTTTTACATTAAAATTCTTTAGTGCTTCTGAGTTATTTTTTATCAACTCAATAGGAATGCCTTATAATTCTGGAAGTATTATAGCTGCCTTAATTTTGGTAGCATTGTTCTATTTCGGATTAAATTTTACACGTAAAAAAAACAAAATACACGCAAATACCTTAATACTATCTGTATTGTTTATTATGATTGGTTTCTCTTCTTGGATGATGTTACCAATTAGAGCAAATGCAAATACTACAATTAATGAAAACAACCCGTCTAGTGCTCGTGAGTTATTAGCCTATTATGATCGTGAACAATATGGTGATGCCAATGTTTTTTATGATACTTATTATTCTAACTCTTATGAAAGAACACAAGATGAAAACAAGCCTTACAAGGATGATAAGCCTAAGTACGAAAAAAGAAACGGCAAATACGAAATTGTAAATAATTACGAAGGAGTAGTACCAAATTGGTCTGATAAGCACAAAGGATTTATACCTAGAATGGTAAATTCTGCATCAGAAAAAATGTACAAATCTATTGCCGGAATTCCGCAAAACAGTAAACGTAGACCCACATTTTCAGAAAACATAAAGTTTATGATGAGCTACCAATTTGGCTACATGTATGGACGTTATTTTATGTGGAATTTTGTAGGAAGACAAAATGATATTCAAGGAAACTTAGATGCTTTTAATGGAAATTGGCTTAGCGGAATTACTGCCATTGATGAAGTACGATTGGGTTCTCAAAAGGAACTTCCTTCGCAAGTATTAAACAATAAAGGAAGAAACAAATATTACTTTTTACCTTTAATTTTAGGAATTATAGGATTGCTTTACCAAATTAAATGGGATAAAAAGAATTTCTTCACACTTTTCCTATTCTTTGCTTTTACGGGTTTTGCCATTATTTTTTACACAAATCCAAGGCCTTTTGAACCAAGAGAAAGAGATTATGCAGTTGTAGGAAGTTTTTACATTTTTGCCATCTGGATTGGTTTTGGCGTACTTGCTTTATATGAATATTTAAAGAATTTTGCTAATAAAAAAATGGTTGCCATTGCGGTTTCTTTAGTGTCTCTTTTAGCAGTACCAACTTTAATGGCTTCTCAAAATTGGGATGATCACGACAGATCTAACAGATACACAACACATTTAAACGCACAAGCTTATTTAGAAAGTTGTGACAAAAATGCTATTATGTTTACCATTGGCGACAATGATACTTTTCCGCTTTGGTACATGCAAGAGGTAGAAAACATAAGAACAGATATAAAACTTGTAAACACATCACTTTTTGCAACCGATTGGTACATAGATCAGATGAAACGAGCTACTTATAAAGCAGCTCCTATTCCATCTCAATTAAAACACGATCAATATAAATACGGAACTTTAGACGTTGCTTATTCAATGGATCATCCTCGTTTTAAAGATTCTGTAATGACCATTAAAAACTTTATGCGTTGGATTGCTTCTGATAGTGATGCTACGTATGTTGAAACAGAAAACGGTCAGAAAGAAAAGTTTTATCCAACTAATAAAATTAGAATTCCTGTTAACAAACAAATGGTCTTAAAAAACGGAATTGTAGCTCAAAAGGATGCAGATAAAATTGTGCCTTATATTGATATTACTATTGATAATAGAGCCTTGTTTAAAAATAGAATTTTAATGTTAGATATTCTTGCCAATAACAATTGGGAACGACCTATTTATTTTACAGGTGGTGCAAATGCTGCCGAAGAATATCTTTGGTTAAAAGACTACTTACAATTAGATGGTTTGGCTTATAAATTAGTACCAATTAAAACGCCAATGGCTAAAAAGAGTTTGTTTGACATGGGTAGAATTGACCCAGAAAAAATGTATACAAACATTCAGAAATGGAATTGGAGAAATATTAATGACGGTAAAATTTATTTAGACGAACAAACCAAAAGAAATTCAATTTCTATGCGTAATAGTTTATTGCGTTTGTCTGAAGCTTTTGGTAAAGAAGGAGATACTGCAAAAGCATTAGAAATCTTAGACTTGTCTTTAGATAAAATGCCAATTAAAGACTTTGATCACTATAGTTTATCATTAGGGTATCCAGAAGCGTATTACCGTTTAAAAGACACTAAAAAAGCAAGAGAAACATCTAGAACATTAGTTGATTTATTTAAAGAAAAATTACTTTGGTTAAGTACTTTCTCTAAAGAGGATACAGAACTTATTTTTGATGAAATAGATACAACGCTGTACATGTACAGAAATATTATTAGTCAGGCAGAAGCAGGTGAAGTTGATAAAAAATATTTAGATGCTTTACAAAACGAATTTATAAATATTGTAAAGCTATTTAATCATCTTATTCCGGATGAAGAATAA
- a CDS encoding polysaccharide deacetylase family protein, which yields MKSYFPETPRFIMRLFSKYTWRFNSDKKEIFLTFDDGPTPKITQFVLAELKKYNAKATFFCIGKNIQNHPEIFKDIISDGHSIGNHTQNHLKGWQTNNATYIENTLTCEHVISKEFKNLKLKTQNLKIFRPPYGKIKKAQAKELLKRGYKIIMWSVLSADFDTTISNEKCLNNVLKNTKAGSIIVFHDSVKAAERMQYALPKVLKHFSDKGFVFKSI from the coding sequence ATGAAAAGTTATTTCCCCGAAACGCCACGTTTTATTATGAGATTATTCTCTAAATATACGTGGCGTTTTAATTCTGATAAAAAAGAGATTTTTCTTACTTTTGATGATGGACCAACGCCCAAAATTACTCAATTTGTTTTAGCTGAATTAAAGAAATACAACGCAAAAGCCACATTTTTTTGTATTGGAAAAAACATCCAAAATCATCCTGAAATTTTTAAGGATATAATTTCAGACGGGCATTCTATAGGAAACCATACACAAAACCATTTAAAAGGTTGGCAAACCAACAATGCTACCTATATTGAGAATACTTTAACGTGTGAGCATGTTATCTCTAAAGAATTTAAGAACTTAAAACTTAAAACTCAAAACTTAAAAATTTTCAGACCGCCTTACGGAAAAATAAAAAAAGCACAAGCTAAAGAACTCCTAAAAAGAGGCTATAAAATTATTATGTGGAGTGTTTTATCTGCTGATTTTGACACAACAATTTCTAATGAAAAATGCTTAAACAATGTTTTAAAAAACACCAAAGCAGGAAGTATTATTGTTTTTCATGATAGTGTTAAAGCTGCCGAAAGAATGCAATACGCATTACCAAAAGTATTAAAACATTTTTCTGATAAAGGGTTTGTTTTTAAGTCGATATAA
- a CDS encoding thioredoxin family protein, translating into MAKFGELISTEKPVLIDFYTDWNDTDNTIHTLRDVASVLGAKAKVIKIDIKKNETLADALQVKGSPTFMIYKNGQMKWRQTGLQDANTLIGLVKEYL; encoded by the coding sequence ATGGCAAAATTTGGTGAATTAATTAGTACTGAAAAGCCTGTTTTAATCGACTTTTATACAGATTGGAATGATACGGATAACACGATACATACCTTAAGAGATGTCGCTTCCGTATTAGGTGCAAAAGCCAAAGTAATTAAAATAGACATAAAAAAGAATGAAACTCTTGCAGATGCTTTGCAGGTAAAGGGAAGCCCTACTTTTATGATTTATAAAAATGGCCAAATGAAATGGCGTCAAACCGGTTTGCAAGACGCAAATACCTTAATTGGTTTGGTAAAAGAATACCTTTAA
- a CDS encoding metallophosphoesterase has product MPRWVFPLIILTIVIILVEVYTFQAFKTVSKSKIVRYSFLLVSIAVYINFFINIITYSRSEGQTPQFQMAMGLLLTVSIPKLVIIILLFGEDAYRWVLKLFSAVSSEQTKSLVGRRKFISQLALGLAAIPFAAFIYGIIQGKYNYKVLKYQLSFKDLPDAFDGFTITQISDIHSGSFTNKEKIQYGVDLINQQKSDIMLFTGDIVNNKADEMDNWMDVFDKLEAKEGKYSILGNHDYGDYMDWGNPQDKIDNFQKVKDIHQKIGFDLLLDEHRYLEKDGQKIALVGVENWGKGFNQAGDLAKASANIKKEDFKILMSHDPSHWEYKVKEDPFNYQLTLSGHTHGLQMGIEIPGWLKWSPSKYVYKQWAGLYEEYGRYINVNRGFGYHAFPGRVGIWPEITVIELKKA; this is encoded by the coding sequence ATGCCACGTTGGGTTTTTCCTTTAATCATATTAACAATTGTTATTATACTTGTAGAAGTTTATACATTTCAAGCATTTAAAACGGTTTCTAAAAGTAAAATAGTTCGTTATTCTTTTCTATTAGTAAGTATTGCGGTTTACATTAATTTCTTTATAAACATAATTACGTATTCTAGAAGCGAAGGGCAAACGCCACAATTTCAGATGGCAATGGGGTTGTTGTTAACCGTTTCTATACCCAAACTTGTTATTATCATATTACTTTTTGGAGAAGATGCATATCGTTGGGTTTTAAAACTATTTTCTGCTGTTTCAAGCGAACAAACAAAATCTTTAGTTGGTAGAAGAAAGTTTATTTCTCAATTAGCTTTAGGGTTGGCAGCCATACCTTTTGCAGCTTTTATTTACGGAATTATTCAAGGAAAATACAATTACAAAGTTTTAAAGTACCAATTGAGTTTTAAAGATTTACCTGATGCTTTCGATGGATTTACAATCACTCAAATTTCCGATATACATTCTGGTAGTTTTACTAATAAAGAAAAAATACAATACGGAGTCGATTTAATCAATCAACAAAAATCGGATATCATGTTGTTTACAGGAGATATTGTAAATAACAAAGCCGATGAAATGGACAATTGGATGGATGTTTTTGATAAGTTGGAGGCAAAGGAAGGCAAATATTCTATTCTAGGAAACCATGATTATGGCGATTATATGGATTGGGGTAATCCGCAAGACAAAATAGACAACTTTCAAAAAGTAAAAGATATTCATCAAAAAATAGGATTCGATTTATTGTTAGATGAACACCGTTATTTAGAAAAAGACGGACAAAAAATTGCTCTAGTAGGTGTAGAAAATTGGGGAAAAGGATTTAACCAAGCAGGCGATTTGGCAAAAGCCTCTGCAAACATCAAAAAAGAAGATTTTAAAATATTAATGTCTCACGATCCAAGTCATTGGGAGTATAAAGTAAAAGAAGATCCTTTTAATTATCAGCTTACTTTAAGTGGGCATACACATGGTTTGCAAATGGGTATCGAAATTCCGGGTTGGTTAAAATGGAGTCCTTCTAAATACGTTTACAAACAATGGGCAGGTTTGTATGAAGAATATGGCAGATACATTAATGTAAACCGAGGTTTTGGGTACCATGCATTTCCGGGTAGAGTAGGTATTTGGCCAGAAATTACGGTGATAGAATTGAAGAAAGCCTGA
- the polA gene encoding DNA polymerase I, which produces MSDQKRVFLVDAFALIFRGYYAFIKNPRINSKGLDTSAIMGFMNSLLDVIKRERPDHLAVCFDKGGSVDRVEMFEAYKANRDETPEAIKLAVPYIQEILKAMHIPIMVKEGFEADDVIGTLSKQAEKEGYKTYMVTPDKDFAQLVSENIFMYKPRFGGGYDIWGVDEVKEKFGVENPEQVIDFLGMMGDSADNIPGLPGVGEKTAKKFLAAYGSMENLLANTHELKGKMKEKIEANGELGLLSKQLATIMLDVPVTFDAKDFELDQPDKEKVTELFNELEFRNLLTNFLRTFAVENAEKANSVEDNKNTTDSSPLQSKKVAPEGQFDLFAAPGSGSVSEEAIASGFKTIKDTSHFYQHIDSPFARKLLLKKLMEQTSVCFDTETTGLKALEVELIGIAFSYEVGKGYYVSFPEDQEETKAILEEFRPFFTSDGIEKIGHNLKYDIKVLSNYDMPVKGKLFDTMIAHYLINPDMRHNMDMLAETYLNYQPVSIVDLIGKKGKNQLTMRVVPLADQTEYAVEDADITFQLKQLFTSELESGNVTNLFNDIETPLVSVLTAMEIEGININIDFLKDLSVALTDDIDRLEKNIYEQAGEEFNIASPKQLGIVLFEKMELVKKPKKTKTGQYKTGEDILSFLAKDHKIIRDIQEYRQYKKLQSTYVDALPNEVNPKTGRIHTEYMQAVAATGRLSSNNPNLQNIPIRTERGKEVRKSFIPRDENYVLLAADYSQIELRIIAALSEEENMIEAFKNGEDIHASTAAKVFNVPLDEVTREQRSNAKTVNFGIVYGVSAFGLSNQTDLSRSEAKELIDTYYETYPKLKAYMSAQVDFAREHGYVETVLNRRRYLKDINSRNAMVRSGAERNAVNAPIQGSAADIIKLAMINIHNRFEKEGFKSKMLLQVHDELVFDAHKDELEIIRPIIKYEMENAFKMSVPLDVEVGIGENWLQAH; this is translated from the coding sequence ATGTCAGATCAAAAAAGAGTTTTTTTAGTGGATGCTTTTGCATTAATTTTTAGAGGATATTATGCTTTTATAAAGAACCCAAGAATAAACTCTAAAGGATTGGATACTTCTGCAATTATGGGGTTTATGAATTCTCTTTTAGACGTTATAAAACGTGAAAGACCAGATCATTTAGCGGTTTGTTTTGATAAAGGCGGAAGTGTAGACAGAGTAGAAATGTTTGAAGCTTATAAAGCCAACAGAGATGAAACTCCGGAAGCTATTAAGTTAGCAGTGCCTTACATTCAAGAAATTTTAAAAGCCATGCACATTCCTATTATGGTAAAAGAAGGTTTTGAGGCAGATGATGTTATTGGAACACTTTCTAAACAAGCAGAAAAAGAAGGCTACAAAACCTATATGGTAACGCCAGATAAGGATTTTGCTCAGTTAGTTTCTGAGAATATTTTTATGTACAAACCTCGTTTTGGTGGTGGTTACGATATTTGGGGCGTGGATGAAGTGAAAGAAAAATTTGGTGTAGAAAATCCAGAGCAAGTCATCGATTTCTTAGGAATGATGGGAGATTCTGCAGATAATATCCCAGGTTTACCAGGTGTTGGAGAAAAAACAGCTAAGAAATTTTTGGCTGCTTACGGTTCTATGGAAAATCTGTTAGCAAATACCCATGAGCTAAAAGGAAAAATGAAAGAGAAAATAGAAGCAAACGGAGAATTAGGTTTGCTTTCTAAACAATTGGCAACAATTATGTTAGATGTGCCGGTAACTTTTGATGCTAAAGATTTTGAATTAGACCAGCCAGATAAAGAAAAAGTAACGGAACTTTTTAACGAGTTAGAGTTCAGAAATTTATTAACCAATTTCTTACGAACTTTTGCAGTTGAAAATGCAGAAAAAGCAAACTCTGTAGAAGATAACAAAAACACGACAGACTCAAGTCCGTTGCAAAGCAAAAAAGTAGCTCCAGAAGGTCAGTTTGATTTATTCGCAGCTCCAGGAAGCGGAAGTGTTTCTGAAGAAGCAATTGCATCTGGTTTTAAAACGATAAAAGATACAAGTCATTTTTACCAACATATAGATTCTCCTTTTGCCAGAAAATTATTACTTAAAAAATTAATGGAACAAACTTCTGTTTGTTTTGATACAGAAACTACAGGTTTAAAAGCTTTAGAAGTAGAATTAATAGGAATTGCTTTTTCTTACGAAGTTGGTAAAGGATATTATGTTTCATTCCCAGAAGACCAAGAAGAAACCAAAGCAATTTTAGAAGAATTTCGTCCGTTTTTCACATCCGATGGAATCGAAAAAATTGGGCATAATTTAAAGTATGATATCAAGGTTTTATCCAATTATGATATGCCTGTAAAAGGGAAATTATTTGATACCATGATTGCACATTACTTGATCAATCCAGATATGCGTCATAATATGGATATGTTGGCAGAAACATATTTAAATTATCAACCAGTTTCTATTGTAGATTTAATTGGTAAAAAAGGAAAGAACCAATTGACGATGCGTGTTGTTCCGCTTGCAGACCAAACAGAATATGCCGTAGAAGATGCAGATATTACGTTTCAATTAAAACAATTGTTTACAAGCGAATTAGAAAGCGGAAATGTAACCAACCTTTTTAATGATATAGAAACGCCTTTAGTTTCGGTATTAACTGCCATGGAAATTGAGGGAATTAACATTAATATTGATTTCTTAAAAGACTTATCTGTTGCCTTAACAGACGACATTGATAGACTTGAAAAAAATATTTACGAGCAAGCAGGTGAAGAATTTAATATTGCTTCTCCTAAACAATTAGGAATTGTTTTGTTCGAAAAAATGGAGTTGGTTAAAAAACCAAAAAAGACAAAAACAGGTCAGTATAAAACAGGAGAAGATATTTTATCATTCTTAGCAAAAGATCATAAAATTATTAGAGACATTCAAGAATATCGTCAGTATAAAAAATTACAAAGTACCTATGTAGATGCATTGCCAAATGAAGTGAATCCTAAAACAGGAAGAATTCATACGGAATATATGCAAGCTGTTGCTGCAACAGGAAGATTAAGTTCTAACAATCCGAATTTACAGAACATTCCTATTAGAACAGAACGTGGTAAGGAAGTAAGAAAATCGTTTATACCTAGAGATGAAAACTATGTATTGTTAGCAGCCGATTATTCTCAAATAGAATTACGAATTATAGCAGCTTTAAGTGAAGAAGAAAACATGATTGAAGCTTTTAAAAACGGTGAAGATATTCACGCTTCTACCGCTGCAAAAGTTTTTAATGTTCCGTTAGATGAAGTTACTCGTGAACAAAGAAGTAATGCAAAAACAGTCAATTTTGGAATTGTCTACGGAGTTTCTGCTTTCGGATTAAGCAATCAGACAGATTTATCTAGAAGTGAGGCTAAAGAATTAATTGATACGTATTACGAAACCTATCCGAAGTTAAAAGCATACATGTCTGCACAAGTAGATTTTGCAAGAGAACATGGTTATGTAGAAACTGTTTTAAACAGACGTAGGTATTTAAAAGACATTAATTCTAGAAACGCTATGGTTAGAAGTGGCGCAGAAAGAAATGCTGTAAACGCACCGATACAAGGTTCTGCAGCAGACATTATAAAATTAGCCATGATTAATATTCATAACCGTTTTGAGAAAGAAGGTTTTAAATCTAAAATGTTGTTGCAAGTGCATGATGAATTGGTTTTTGATGCACATAAAGACGAATTAGAGATTATTAGACCTATTATAAAGTACGAAATGGAAAATGCTTTTAAAATGAGTGTTCCTTTAGATGTTGAAGTTGGCATTGGAGAAAATTGGCTACAGGCGCATTAA
- a CDS encoding DUF134 domain-containing protein: MPRPKKKRKVNCPPKMLGFKPFGIRFCDTEHIVMQYEEYEAVKLVVYDSFSQGIAAEKMEVSRPTLTRIYNSALKKIAQAFVEGKSILIKGGNFEFEKDWYKCNNCFRLIGDITNSKVCGDCSSDETTELLNLKE; the protein is encoded by the coding sequence ATGCCAAGGCCAAAAAAGAAAAGGAAAGTTAATTGTCCGCCTAAAATGCTTGGTTTTAAACCTTTTGGAATTCGATTTTGTGATACGGAGCATATTGTAATGCAGTATGAAGAATACGAGGCCGTTAAGTTGGTTGTTTATGATAGTTTTTCGCAAGGTATAGCGGCAGAAAAAATGGAAGTTTCTAGACCTACGCTTACCAGGATTTATAACAGTGCTTTAAAAAAAATTGCACAAGCATTTGTAGAGGGAAAATCGATCCTTATAAAAGGAGGGAACTTCGAGTTTGAAAAAGATTGGTATAAATGCAACAACTGTTTCAGGTTAATAGGAGACATCACAAATTCTAAAGTATGTGGAGATTGTTCTTCTGATGAAACTACCGAATTATTAAATTTAAAAGAATAA
- a CDS encoding L-threonylcarbamoyladenylate synthase yields the protein MSIISKDIQKAVQLLTNEELVAIPTETVYGLAGNIFSEKAIKSIFSTKKRPFFNPLIVHIPSVDSLEGIVTHIPEKAKLLAAAFWPGSMTLVLKKDKNIPDLITAGKDTVAVRVPNHPVTLELLRQLPFPLAAPSANPFGSISPTKPEHVERYFKNDIQQVLDGGPCTNGIESTIIGFIDDEPIIYRLGALALEDIEAVIGKISIKNKDEVSPDAPGMLARHYAPSTRTFLVDDVAAEVKNHQGKKIGVLVFKNSLSDTDLTEIILSEKGDLHEAASKLYDSLHELDSKKLDVIIAERFPESGLGKSINDRLQRATFRL from the coding sequence ATGAGCATCATTTCTAAAGACATACAAAAAGCAGTACAGTTACTAACCAATGAAGAATTGGTTGCCATACCTACAGAAACCGTTTATGGATTGGCAGGAAATATTTTTAGCGAAAAAGCCATAAAAAGTATTTTTTCTACAAAGAAACGTCCGTTTTTTAACCCTTTAATTGTACATATTCCTTCTGTAGATTCTTTAGAGGGAATTGTAACACATATTCCTGAAAAAGCAAAGTTACTAGCAGCTGCATTTTGGCCTGGTTCTATGACATTGGTTTTAAAAAAGGATAAAAATATTCCAGATCTTATTACTGCCGGAAAAGATACTGTTGCGGTTCGTGTTCCTAATCATCCTGTAACTTTAGAGTTATTAAGACAACTTCCTTTTCCATTAGCAGCACCAAGTGCAAACCCCTTTGGAAGTATTAGCCCAACAAAACCAGAACACGTAGAACGTTATTTTAAAAATGATATTCAACAAGTTTTAGATGGTGGCCCTTGCACAAACGGAATTGAATCTACCATTATTGGTTTTATAGATGATGAACCTATTATATATAGATTAGGTGCTTTGGCTTTAGAGGATATTGAAGCGGTTATTGGTAAAATTTCTATAAAAAATAAGGATGAAGTAAGTCCGGATGCTCCAGGAATGTTAGCAAGACATTACGCACCTAGTACACGTACTTTTTTGGTTGATGATGTTGCTGCTGAAGTTAAAAATCATCAAGGAAAAAAAATTGGCGTTTTGGTTTTTAAGAACTCTTTAAGTGATACTGATCTTACTGAGATAATTTTATCAGAAAAAGGGGATTTGCATGAAGCTGCATCAAAATTATATGATTCATTACACGAATTAGACAGTAAAAAACTGGATGTAATTATTGCAGAACGATTTCCTGAATCAGGTTTGGGTAAATCTATAAATGACAGATTGCAACGTGCAACGTTTCGTCTTTAA